A section of the Triticum dicoccoides isolate Atlit2015 ecotype Zavitan chromosome 7A, WEW_v2.0, whole genome shotgun sequence genome encodes:
- the LOC119331098 gene encoding AT-hook motif nuclear-localized protein 25-like produces MAGMDPGAGEPRGASHYLDLLLAQQQQSTPFSPFAHVKAEHHSMASPVRSPASGAGAGQHGGGDDQQQPSSSAMVLADGGGGPARPMRRPRGRPPGSKNKPKPPIIVMRDSPNAFHSHILEVADGADIVECLAEYARRRRRGVCVLSGAGVVTNVALRQPGAPSSSSPGGLVATLQGQFEILSLTGTVLPPPAPPAASSLAVYLAGWQGQVVGGSVVGQLVAAGPVFLMAASFANAVYERLPLEGEAEEASTATAATEAQGAAAAAQSPGALPQQPAASQSSEVTGGEAGGLGMPLCNLEGNVGSYHLPGPGDNLGSWSGVRP; encoded by the coding sequence ATGGCCGGGATGGACCCTGGCGCCGGCGAGCCCCGGGGCGCGTCGCActacctcgacctcctcctcgcgcaGCAGCAGCAGTCGACGCCGTTCTCCCCCTTCGCGCATGTCAAGGCGGAGCATCACTCCATGGCGTCGCCGGTCAGGAGCCCCGCCTCCGGCGCCGGGGCCGGGCaacacgggggcggcgacgaccagCAGCAGCCCTCCTCATCGGCCATGGTgctggcggacggcggcggggggCCCGCGCGGCCGATGCGGCGCCCGCGGGGGAGGCCGCCGGGGTCCAAGAACAAGCCCAAGCCGCCCATCATCGTGATGCGGGACAGCCCCAACGCGTTCCACTCCCACATCCTCGAGGTCGCCGACGGCGCCGACATCGTCGAGTGCCTCGCCGAGTAcgcgcgccgccgccggcgcgGCGTCTGCGTGCTCAGCGGCGCCGGGGTCGTCACCAACGTCGCGCTTCGTCAGCCCGgcgcgccgtcgtcgtcgtcgcctggCGGCCTCGTTGCCACCCTGCAGGGGCAGTTCGAGATCCTGTCGCTGACGGGCACGGtgctgccgccgccggcacccccGGCTGCCAGCAGCCTCGCCGTGTACCTCGCCGGCTGGCAGGGGCAGGTCGTCGGCGGCAGCGTGGTCGGCCAGCTCGTCGCCGCGGGGCCCGTGTTCCTCATGGCCGCGTCGTTCGCCAATGCCGTCTACGAGCGCCTACCGCTGGAGGGGGAGGCAGAGGAGGCCAGCACGGCCACCGCAGCCACAGAGGCGCAGGGAGCAGCCGCAGCAGCGCAGTCCCCCGGCGCCTTACCGCAGCAGCCCGCGGCGTCGCAGTCGTCGGAGGTGACCGGAGGCGAGGCCGGTGGGCTTGGCATGCCGTTGTGCAATCTTGAAGGGAATGTTGGGAGCTACCACTTGCCCGGACCCGGAGACAACTTGGGGAGCTGGAGCGGCGTCAGGCCATGA